The following are encoded in a window of Arvicanthis niloticus isolate mArvNil1 chromosome 1, mArvNil1.pat.X, whole genome shotgun sequence genomic DNA:
- the Fgf4 gene encoding fibroblast growth factor 4, with protein MAKCGPTTGTLLPGVLLALVVALADRGAAAPNGTRHAELGHGWDGLVARSLARLPVAAQPPQAAVRSGAGDYLLGLKRLRRLYCNVGIGFHLQVLPDGRIGGVHADTRDSLLELSPVQRGVVSIFGVASRFFVAMSSRGKLFGVPFFTDECKFKEILLPNNYNAYESYAYPGMFMALSKNGRTKKGNRVSPTMKVTHFLPRL; from the exons ATGGCGAAGTGCGGGCCAACCACAGGGACGTTGCTGCCCGGGGTCCTGCTGGCCCTGGTGGTGGCCCTGGCGGACCGAGGGGCCGCCGCACCCAACGGCACGCGGCACGCCGAGTTGGGGCACGGTTGGGACGGCTTGGTGGCCCGCTCGCTGGCACGCCTGCCGGTGGCCGCGCAGCCCCCGCAGGCGGCGGTCCGCAGCGGAGCAGGGGACTACCTGCTGGGTCTCAAAAGGCTGCGGCGGCTCTACTGCAACGTGGGCATCGGATTCCACCTGCAGGTGCTGCCCGACGGCCGCATCGGCGGTGTGCACGCGGACACGAGGGACA GCCTTCTGGAGCTCTCTCCGGTGCAGCGGGGCGTGGTGAGCATCTTCGGAGTGGCCAGCCGATTCTTCGTGGCCATGAGCAGCAGGGGCAAGCTCTTCGGTGTG CCTTTCTTTACCGACGAGTGTAAATTCAAAGAAATACTTCTGCCCAACAACTACAATGCCTACGAATCCTACGCATACCCCGGCATGTTCATGGCCCTCAGTAAGAACGGACGGACCAAGAAAGGGAACCGAGTGTCACCTACCATGAAGGTAACCCACTTCCTTCCTAGACTGTGA